One genomic region from Anabaena sp. PCC 7108 encodes:
- a CDS encoding CPBP family intramembrane glutamic endopeptidase: protein MVEQQKQEPEIPYLTRIQVLVAMGATAVILWIVAKLWLRFGNFPIFKLYWYERDLFLGLGLGLMITVFSGLAYRFSPPYRKSADYYLELILKPLALPDLIWLGLLPGLSEELLFRGVMLPALGADHVAIIVSSLCFGVLHLSGSEQWPYVIWATLIGIILGYSALLSGNLLVPIVAHILTNWLSSYLWKTRKLV from the coding sequence GTGGTTGAACAACAAAAGCAAGAACCAGAAATTCCTTACCTCACACGCATCCAAGTACTCGTAGCTATGGGTGCAACTGCGGTTATTTTGTGGATAGTCGCCAAACTATGGTTGCGCTTTGGCAACTTTCCTATATTTAAATTGTACTGGTACGAAAGGGATCTCTTCTTGGGACTGGGGTTGGGTTTAATGATCACTGTGTTCAGTGGTTTAGCTTACCGCTTTTCCCCTCCCTATCGTAAAAGTGCTGATTATTACCTAGAACTAATACTTAAGCCATTAGCTTTACCCGACTTGATATGGCTGGGATTACTACCGGGGTTAAGTGAAGAACTATTATTTCGTGGTGTTATGTTACCAGCTTTAGGCGCTGATCATGTAGCCATCATTGTCTCAAGTCTTTGCTTTGGTGTTTTACACCTGAGTGGTTCCGAACAGTGGCCTTATGTGATTTGGGCAACTCTTATCGGCATCATTCTAGGTTATAGCGCTCTACTCAGCGGTAATTTGTTAGTTCCAATTGTGGCTCATATCCTCACAAATTGGCTATCTAGTTATTTATGGAAAACACGTAAATTGGTTTAA